The genomic region CCGAACGCATTGCTTCTCCTCCCGGCAACCGCGACTATGGCATCATGAGCGTGCTGCTCCAACCCTGGTTTGATATCGAGTATCTCTTCACGGTACATGAACATCAATTCATACCTCCGCCCCGTGTGAAATCGGCTGTCATCCGATTGGTCCGCACCACGCGTACAAAATTAAAATGCGAGCAGGCATTTTTCACCAGAGTCGTAAAGCAAGGCTTCAGTCAACGCCGGAAAACATTGCGCAATGCCTTGCGTCCACTCTTGCCCGCTGATTTCTCCCATGTCCCCTATCTCGATTTAAGAGCAGAAGCCCTGAGCTGGCAACAGTTTGAAGAGTTAGCGGTGATTTTGGGAGGGAAGTGAGGGGGGTGATTGAGGGGGATTTTAAATAAGATGAAGTTTAAATTTGAATTACGGAATTTGTCTTAACTTTATGGATTAAGAAAAATTGTTCAAAGATGCAGGGTGTAAAACAGGGCATTGTAAAATCAATAATCGCTTAATGAGAAAGCTGGTGGTTATATTGCTGATGGCTTTTTCTCCGGTTCTTGCAACTGCGCAGGGATTTTATGACCATGTTTGGCTCACAGGTAATAATCCTTTTGCGGGTTTTCCTAATGGAAGGATTGTATTTGATTCATTAAGTTATGTTCATGCTCCTGAGATGCGAAAGATGTCTTTTAAGGGAACTGAGGCAACTATCTGTGATGCACAAGGAAATTTTTTAATGAGTAGTAATGGTATCTGGATCGCCAATGCTAGTAACGATACCATGATGAATGGAAGTGGATTGAATCCTGGTCCCGGAGCATCATCATGGCCATTTGGGTTACCAATGTCATATAATGCGGTTTTTTTACCTCACCCTGAAGATACCAATAAATATATGCTAATTCATCACTCTCAAGAGCAATACGGAGCAGGTTATCCGGCATTCCAGTTGTATAAATCAACTATTGATATTCAATTGGATAATGGCTTAGGTGGCGTTACTAATAAAAATGAAATTATTCTGGAAGATACTTTGAATTGGGGTGTTGGCTGTGTAAAACATGCAAATGGACGTGACTGGTGGGTTGTAATGGTAGAGCAAGCGTCATCAAAAATATATAAACTATTGATCACTCCTTATGGGGTCACAACTTCAGCTCAAACATTACCCAATGCACATTATTCATGGTTTAATGGTTCACAAATTTCTTTTAACTCTAATGGAGATCGTTTTGCATACACTGCCAATGATTCAGTTAACAATAACAGCTTTATGGTAACGGCTAACTTTGACAGGTGTACAGGATTAATTACTAATGACACTTCTATTCAACTCACCAGTGGCAGTTATTTATGGGGTACTGCCTTTAGTGCATCTGGAAAAAATCTGTATGCCTGTTCCAGTTCAATGGTCTTTCAAATAAACACCGACAGCCTTTCAATAGACACAGTTGCCAACTACGACGGATACATCTCCCCTGGACCAACTTGTTGTGCTACTTCCTTTTGGAACATGTATTTGGCCGCTAATGGAAAAATATATATCACAAGCGGTAGCTCAGTACAGCATCTTCATGAAATGAACTACCCGGATAGTGCAGGCTTCGCTTGCGATGTACAGCAACATGCGATTGATTTGGGAAGCTACCTTCATTTACGCGCAGTCCCCAACCACCCCAATTACAACCTTGGTCCGGTGGTGGGTAGTGTTTGTGATAGCCTGAGTGTAGGAATTGCAGAACGGTCCCATGATTTCCGTATGGGCCTTTCACCAAATCCCACTCAAAATGGTTTTGTGAAATTGGTTTATCTGTTACCACAAAATCAACCCGGTGAGTTAAGCATTAATTCCATTACCGGGCAACTTATGTATCGTCAAAATTTACCACCATGGTCAAGCTTGCAGCATTTGGATGTGTCGTACTTGCCGGGAGGATTGTATACCTTTGTACTTATAAGTGGTGGATATAGGACAGCAACAAAGTTGGTAGTGATGGGTGGGGAAGAGTAATCTAGCGGCTTCCGGCTGCCAGCTTCCGGCTACCGGCTTCCAGCTGCCGGTGGGGAGGTGCCGCTCCTTATCGCGAGCGTTATTCTCCAGGGGAGTTGGAGCCTCGCGACTTCGGGCTCTCAGCTAAGGGATACTGGTGGGAGAAGGTGATCTCCTTTCTTACAGAGATACCGCCCCTACAGGGCTTTTACATTGAACAACTCAGGCTTAGGGATGACTTATCACCCGTGGGACACCCTAAGACACTCGTTAATTTACAGCATCAGGCTGATTTTCTATTAATTGTAAATTCAATTGTTTTTTTGTGGAAGGCAGGAGAATTTCTCCGGGTATAAGGTTAATTTTTCTTCGTAATTTCAGAGGGAAATTTAACGATGCCATTAATAGAACTTGCTAAAAAAGGTTTGTATTGTGCGCTTGCTGATGTTTATATCGATCCCTGGCAGGCTGTTCCCAATGCACTCATTACCCATGCGCATTCAGATCATGCCCGCGGTGGCAACGGACTTTATATGGCCCATGAACATTCGGTGCCCATTCTCGCAGCACGCCTCGGAAAAATTAATGCTCAGGGCTATGCGTATGGAAAAACATTTAGTTGCAATGGTGTAAAAATTTCTTTCCATCCCGCCGGACATGTGCCCGGTTCCGCTCTTGAAGTTTTTAATGAAATCAATGCCTGGTGGGCAGGGAATGCAGCGGATGGAGTGGTGTCGGTGATGATGGCCTATAGTTTGGGAAAGGCGCAACGCATTTTGCAACACCTCGATCAGCAGATCGGTCCTGTCATTGTTCATCCGGTGATAGAGGAGATGAATGAAATCATTCGCGGATTTTCTCCTTCGCTTCCACAAACATTACCTTTTAAAAATAATATCCCTCCTGCGCAGTTAAGAAATGCGATGCTCATTGTTTCGGCTGCTTCTTCCGGTGAATGGTTGGAAAAATTCAAACCGTACTCCATGGCTTTTGCTTCCGGCTGGACAAATTTGCGTGGCAAGAGTAAATGGGGTTCGGCAGATCGTGGGTTTACATTGAGTGATCATGCCGACTGGAATGGACTCAACAAAGCGGTAAAAGCTACAGGTGCCCAAAAGGTGTACGTTACGCATGGTTATACTTCGGCCTATGTGCGCTGGTTGCGGGAGCAAGGAATAGATGCAGATGAATTGAAAACATTGTATGAAGGAGATAGTGTTGAACTAAAAATGCCGCATTCATGAAAACGTTTGCAGCAGTATGTCGTGCTCTCGAGCTATCTAAATCGTCTGCTCAAAAGGCAGATGGTATTGCGCAGTATTTATCTTCCGCGAGTGATGCAGATATCATTTGGATGTTGGCCATTTTTTCGGGAAAGAGGCCCGCTTCGGTTTTCTCTCCTGCAAGTTTGAAGGAATATGCCATGGAGATGGCCGGATTGCCCTCCTGGCTCTTTGATGAATGTTTAGGGTTCACAGGGGATGTCTCCGAAACCATCGCCTTGATTCTTCCTGCACCTTCAAGTTTGAAATCGATTTCTTTGTCGGAGGTCATGGAGGTTTGGCGGTCGATGAAAGCAGGAGATGCAGCGACAAGAAAAGAATTACTTTTCAGTTTATGGAATTCAATGGAGACCTATGAACGCTATGTGCTCAATAAATTATTAACCGGCGCCTTTCGATCTACCATTCCTGAAGGAATTTTATGTTCAGCGCTATTCCATCTCACCGGTATTGACGAATGGAAACTTCGACTTCGTTTGCAACGCAACTGGTCTCCGGATCAAATCACATTTCAAGAACTTGTTTTCAAGGCGGTGGAGAAGGAGTTATTGGCGAAACCTTTTCCCTGGACGACACTCACGATATATCAAGCACCTTTAGTTGAATTGGGAAATGAGGATTTATGGAGAGTGGATATACAACCCGAAGGAGTGCGCGTTCAACTAATAAAAGAGATGGCGAAGTTTTTATCTGGAGTTCAACCGGTGATTTAATCACTCCTTTATTTCCGGAGATAAAACAAGTTTTTAGTGAGAGTAAGAATAGTTTTGTCATGACGGGTTTGTTGATTGCATTTAAAGCCGATAAATTTCTTCCGATACAGTTTCTCGAAAAAAGATTGAAGGCAAGGAAAGCAAGCAAGATCCTGATGACTGAAGTGCCCGTAGTTTTTTATGCAGATGATCTGCTCGAATGGGAGGGGCAGGATATTTCTCCCCAACCCTTGTGTCAACGTTTGGAGAAATTAACGTGGTTTGTTCAAACATTAAACCATGTACTCCTTCATTTATCTCATCCGGTAATTTTGAATTTTCAGGAGGAGAACGTTCAAAGTACCGGTTCTGTTTTTTCTACTTCCTGTTCTTCATTTTTGATTCGAAAATTAACAGGTCGATATCATCAGGAAGGAGAACCAACTTATCTATGGAGTCCGAAATCGGATCCGCTTTCGATCATTGGGGTCTTGATTTATGTGCAATCCGGTAACCCGGGTACAGGCGGATTTGCTGTAGAATTTACATTCGCTGTTTGGAAGCAAGAGCTGTTGATTCCCGTTGCTAAAGTCAGGCCGGAAACACTTTCACCGGGAGAGATGCAAAAGATCAACGACTATGTGAAGGGGAATGTGGTGGAAAAATTTGGTCCGGTACGAAGTATTGTTCCGGATTTGGTTTTCGAAATTGGTTTTGAAAAAGTGCAGCAAAGTAAACGACATAAGTCGGGACTGATTTTACAGTCACCTCGTATTATTAAATGGCTGCCCTACGAACCCATTCATCGTGCCCATACCCTCAATGATCTCCTGGCCATGATTTCCGGATGAGGAATTCTTGAAAGTACACTTTTGCAATGAATTTACCTTCCACTAATTCTTTTCCTGACATGTACCTGTATTCACATGTTAAAGTTTAGGTTAAATACATTCAGCCGATTAAGAAAATGATTTTCAGCTTTAACAACACTCGATGCAGATAGAGTATAAATTAGAGTTTTTTAACAATATTCAGAGCAGTAAAAATTTCTGCAAATAAATCTTCTGTTTAAACGCAGCGACCGCCGCGAACCCGCCGCGAACGCAGCGTTTAAGTTTAATATTCTTTTTTAAAATCAAGATTATTTATTATCGAAAAATAATTTGGTCGGGACATGCCCTCGATGATCTCCTGGCCATGATTTCCGGATGAGGAGTGTGTAGTCGCAAGGGTGATAAGTCAAACTTTTAGATATATCCTGAGTTCTTCGTCGTAAAAGCCCTGTAGGGGCGGTATCTCGGTAAGAAAGGATATCATCTTCTCCCACCTATGCCGGCGCCCGACCTTAGGTCGGGCGCCGGCGGTTGTAAGGGGAGGGGAGTTTGTCGGTTACAGAGATACCGCCCCTACAGGGCTTTTGTAGTAGAAGTTTTGTCCCATACAACCCTTTTAAAAACGAAGCGTCACTTGTCCCATAAAGTTAAAATCGGCCTGCGGATAATAGAAATTTTCCCGGATGCGGGTGTTGTCATAAAGATAACCAAATGTATAGCCATTCGATTCATAGAGCGTGCTGAAGACATTGTTCAACAGCAAATCAAATCTGATTTTTTTACAGAATTGGAATGTCGGCGAATAACTGAAGCGAATATCACCTACGGTATATGCAGGAAGAATGCTTGCTTCATTTTCGGTATTGTCAAGATATTGTTTTGAAATGTGACGTAGGATGAAGGAAGCTTCTGTATTGCGGAAAGGTTGATATTGCAATTGGATATTGGAAATGATTTCCGGAGAAAATGCAATGCTTGTATTTTTAAATACTTCTGCCTGCTGACCGGTATAGTTGAAATCTACATCATAACTATCGGTGTATTCCACGTAATTTTTAATTCTGTTATCACTGAGAGTGACATTCCCCTGCAGGATCATTTTTTTTAACAGTTGTACCGCTAATTCCAGTTCCATGCCGGCGCGGTAGCTGCGGTTGATATTGGTACGGGTATAGCTGCCCACATCATTTACTTTTCCGGTCAATACCAGTTGGTCGTAGTAATCCATGTAATAGAAATTGATTCCTGAATTAAATCGTTTTGAAGCATATTTTAATCCTGCTTCATAGTCGATCATGCTTTCATGTTTCGGTCTTGAAAGGGCACTCGATTCGGTATAGTCGTTTCTGTTCGGTTCCTTGTTCGCAATACTGACTGATCCGTATATCGTCATGTTCATCTGTGGACGATAGGTAACACCCATTTTCGGATTGAAGAACTGAAGACCGGCTTCTTGCGGTGCGGGAAGACCATCTTCATTGGGTCCTGTAAAACGATAATCCACCCTTCGAAGCTGCATGTCTCCGAAGAGATGCAGTTGACGGGAGATTTCCCATTCTCCTCTCAAATAAGCATTCAGATCATCTTTAACCGCATTGTTTTCATAATAACGCTGACGGATATCCGAATTTCCGGCATATTCCGCCCATATCACCTCGCCGAAATGATCCCCGTCGTATCTGTTCACCCCTCCACCGAAAGTAAGCGTAAAGTTGTCGATGATATTTCCTTTTAAGGTCCAGGTTGTGCCGTAAAAAATATTATCCAGCCATCGCCTGCGGATCAGGTCTGTGGAGGTGATGATGGTGTCATTCAGTACCACATCTGCGATAGCATAATCTGCAAGTGACTGATTACTTTTAAATTCTTCATAATACCCGCTCCCTTTTGTAGCATGGAGTGCAATATTCAGCAGCCAGTTGGATTTAAAACTATGGCTGAACAAGAGTTGGTAATGATCCTGCCGGTAGTTATCGGTTTGGTCATCGTAAGTGTAGTAATTATAAGTTCTTCCGCTGTTGAGGAGGTTTTCACTTTCTTCTTCATTCAAACCATTGCGGATAATATACTCCTGCATGGCGGATTCATCTCCCTTAATTCTACTTTCCGGGACTCCATACCAGCTTTGATAGGTAACTTCCTTTCCGGTAAACAGATTGAAGCGAACGATAGTGTTCGCATTTTTCCAGGCCGTGCTGAGATAAAGTGATTGCAAGTCGGAACTTCCTCTGTCAATAAATCCATCCGACTTAATGGAAGAAAGTCTCCCTTCCAGTGATAAATTATTCCGCAATAAACCTGTACCAAACGAGAGATTGTTTTTGAAAGTGTTAAAGGTTCCGCCGGCATGACTAGTTTGTAAATATGCTGAATCACTTACGTGAGCCGTTTGAATATTAATCGTTCCACCAAAGGCGCCGGCCCCGTTGGTACTGACTCCGGCTCCTCTGGTCACTTCAATATTTTCGGCTGAACTGGAAAAATCCGGCATATTGACCCAATACACCAATTGCGATTCCGCATCATTTACAGGAATTCCGTTAATAGTAACATTCACCCGGCTTGCATCACTCCCTCTGATCCGGATTCCGGTATAACCAATGCCGTTTCCTGCATCGGATGTGGCGACTACAGCGGGTAACATCTGCAACAAATAGGGCAAATCCTGCCCTGTATTCAATTTTTCAATTTCTTCTTTACTGTACAAGCTCACCGCCATTCCTGCATTATTCCCTGTTCTCGTGGTACTTACAGTGACTTCATCGGTCAAAAGCGGTTTTCCGGTGAGCATGACGGTAATTTCTTTATCACCGGAGATCTCGACTTGTTCTATTTTGGATTCATATCCCATAGCGCGCAGCGAGAGTGTATAGTTTCCCGGACGCAACTTGTTAATGATGAACATCCCGTCGATATCTGAAATGACTTGTAGCTGAGTTGTTTCTAATGTAATCACTACTCCGGAAACCGGTATACTCTTCTCATCTTTCACAATGCCTGTTATTCGGAATTGTGCAAAGGAGAATTGTGTTGCCAGACAGATAAAGAGCACCGAAATAAAGGTAAATTTTTTCATGGATGAAGAGGATAAAAGGGGTGACCGTAAAAAGCAACATCTATACACTTCCTACGCCGGTATGATCCGGATCAGGTGGTATGGGTGTAATCTCAGCCCTTCGGGGCACCCCAGTGTAGGGCCAAAGGTAGATAAACCCATTCGAACCTTATCAATATGTTGGTAAAAAAATCTTATTTATTCATAAAAATTTTTAACTTTATCCTCACCAAAACTCCCACAACATGAAACCTCATTTTCTACCGATCACCGAAAAACTAAGAGTCGTCTTGGTTTTAGTGCTTGCACTACTATGCAACACTGCCTCTTTCGCGCAGATCAATGTTAACGTGCCGGGAGGGGGAGCCGGACCAGCACCCGGAGCGGCATTTAATTATCGCCCCTTAGGAACATTTTGGGGATATGACAGGGGGCAGATTCAACTTACAGCCCCCGAACTCACGGCCGCCGGAGTGCCAAATGGTATAATTATTTCGAGAGTTGCTTTTTTCTTAACCAGTTTCAATAGTCCTACACCAAATACCCCGGTAAGAGTATTGTTGAAAGAAGTTGCCGGTCCTGCAGGGTTAACGCCTTCCACCTACGCTGCTGCTTCTGCTCCCGCAACTTTGTGTTTCAATGGCACTGTCAGTTCTGCTACTTTTTTACCGAATACCTGGGTGACCATTTTTCTTACCAGTCCCTTTTATTTCAATGGAGGAGGGACTCATCTTGAAGTTATTGTTGAAACTAATTTTGGGGGAGGTGGTGGAGAAGCTTTTAATGGCAAAATTTTCACGCGATCAACAACAGCCGGAAATTATTTTCAGTACTGGGGAGCAGACAATACTCCGCCTGCCGGAAACGGATTTGTTGCGAATACCAGACCCGATGTGCAGTTGTATTACAATGTTGCTACACCATGTGCCGGCGTCCCCGGTGGCGTCACTGCTGTTCCTTCTGCTCCTTCCGTTTGTGCGAGTACACCCTACACGGTAAGTCTTAGCGGACTTTATCCTCCTTACAATAGCGGTTATACTTTTCAATGGTTGTCTTCTACAGTCAGTGCAGCCGGACCATTTACTCCAATTGTTGGTGCCACTCAGGCTATTTATGCCAGTCCGGGACAGATTGCTACCACGTGGTATCAATGCCAGATTCGATGCAATATGGGACCCATTGTGACCTCTACGGTCGCACAAGTGAGTATGAATTTACCAACCGGTTGTTACTGTAATTCAAATGCGACCTCCAGCGTTGACACCGATATTGGTCAGGTGGTTTTTGGTGCGATGACCAACCCCGCTGCCCCGGGAACGACTACGAATAACCCAACATCTTTCAACATCTACACCAATTTTACATCTACCGTTCCTGTTCAGAATTATACTCAGGGTTTAACTTATCCTATAACCTTGCGACAGATTACATCCGGCAATTTTTTCTTCGCTGCTTATTTTAATGTGTTTATCGATTACAATCAGGATGGGGTATTTAATCCGGTTACGGAAAGAGTGTTCAGTGGCGGACCAACAGGCCCTACCAGTGCAACTCCTGTTACCACCTTTGTTACCGGTAATATTACCATTCCTTTTTCGTCATTGACAGGAGTGACAAGGATGCGCATTGTGCTTCGCGAGGGAGGAAATAACACCAACCTGCCTTGTGGTACTTATACCTGGGGAGAGACAGAAGATTATAATATTAACATTGTTCCCGGTGTTCCCTGCGGCCTAACTAACGCGGGTATTGCGACTACCTCTTTGCCCAATGTTTGTCCTTTGCAAGCATTTACATTAGGAATTAACAATACAGTAACCTTAGGTTCAGGAATGACATGGCAATGGCAGAGCGGACCTGCTGCTGGTGGTCCATGGACAAATATTGCCGGAGCAACTACCTATCCTTTTTCCACCACACAAGCAGCAACTACCTGGTACCGATGTCAAATTACCTGCGGAGCAACTACTTTATTCACCACTCCGGTTCAGGTAATTCTTAATACTGCTACGCACTGCTATTGTGTGCCCGTCCATATTCCCAATTGCAATAATATGTGGACCTCGAATGTGACTTTTAATACTTTGAACAATTCGACCGGATGTACAAGTAATACGACTTTAGCGTATAATGTTTATCCTGCTGTGGGGGCTACAACAACTACCGTGACACAAAATCAAACATACAATCTTAGTGTGACGACGAGTGGAATTATAAGTGCTATCATTTCAGTGTGGATAGATTATAATTTTAATGGTGTGTATGAACCAACGGAATGGCAACAGCTGGCGATAAACAATCCGCCGGGAAGTACAGCTACCGTTCCCATAACTATTCCCGGTACCTCTGGAACGGGTCTAACGGGTATGCGTATACGATCACGCTTTGTGGGTAATATCAATACTTCAACAAGTGCCTGTCTTACTTTTGGTTCCGGAGAGACGGAAGATTATCTGATTACAATCAATCCCTTCACTCCTCCTGCTTGTGCGGGAACACCGGGGCCATTCAGTACGTTTACTTCTGCCACTACAGCCTGTTCGGGAACTCAGATCAATTTGTCATTGAATCCGCTCGCAGGAACGGTATTTGGCGGATTAACTTATCAATGGCAAAGCGGACCATCTGCGCTGGGTCCATGGACAAATATTGTTGGCGCCACAAATAAGACTTATTCCTTTAATATTACTGCGAGCGAATGGTTCAGATGCGTAGTGGTTTGTACTAACAGTGGAATAACCACAAATGCTTCTCCGGTCTCCATCACCGTCCAGCCCGCTACCTGGTTAGGTTTTACCGACGATTGGAATGACGCAACCAACTGGTGTGGACGTGTACCAACTTTGTCAGATGATTCACAAATTTCATTGATTGCATCCGGGCGTCCGGCTGCCTCGTATTACTTCCCCGTGGTAGGTATTGGAGATACGATGCGTTCCAGAAATATTACCATTGCAGCTACTGATTCCATCACGGTGCTCACGGATACAACAGTAATCATGAACATTGCGCAAAGCATTAACAATAACGGGAGATTTGCCATTGTTTCCACGAAATCAGATTCTATTACATTCGGTACTTCAGCAACCACTTCAGCACTTATTCAGGCTTTTAGAGGAGGATCAACACCTGATAATATTGTGCAGGTAATTTATACCGTTTCTGAAATGCAGGCAGCAGGAATGTTACCCAATGATATCATCGATTCCATCTATCTTCGGTTTTATACCAGAGGAAGTACGGCGGCGTATCAGAACTTCAGCATTTCCTATATGCAACTCCCCGGAATTCAGGATCAATTTGTCACCAATGATCCTTTATTGGGAGTGACGACCGTGTATTCTAATCCCGCATTGATTATTGGAACTCCTACCAATGGAGTTTATACCGCCTTCTCTGCCAGTTCAGGAGTATTAAAACTTCCTGCCACCAATATGCGTTGGGACGGAGTGAGCAATTTGCTCCTGCAAATCTGTTATGACATGACAGCAGGTACGCCCGGAGGAAATGATTTCATGTATTTGTCCAGTACTGCACCCCGAAAATCATGTATCTGGTTAGGGTCAACAACTATCGGTACCGCTGGGTGTGCACTTACCTCACTCTCTCCCGGTTTGTTATCGAATTTCGGTCAGGTGCCATCCACCTTGCGACCCAATATCGGTTTCAGATTCCGCAGACCACAGAATTTTATGAATGGACTTGTAGGCAGCGATTTGAACAATAATGCCGGAAGTAAATTCTGGTCCAGCTTTGCTAACCTGACTATATCCGGAAATATGAACAATACTTCACAGGTATATGCGGATACATCGGTTATTACGCTGAACGGTCTTTACAACAATAACGGATCGACCGACTTTAGTTATACTCCGTTATTGTCAAATCGCAAGACCATTATGAATTTCAATGGACTCGATTGGAACAACAATGGCCTGTTTACGGCAGGCAATAGTCTGGTGAATTTTTCAGGTGCCTTATTACAGAATCTTGGTGGCTCGAATGTCACTACTTTTCATGAGTTGAAAATAAATAAATCAGCCGCTGCACAAACAGTCACTATGTTGAGAAATGTGGTGGTGGATGATACATTATCACTGACGCAGGGTCAATTAAGGATGAATCTGAATTCCATCACGCTCAATAATGGTGCGGCAGTTACAACAGGCGGTTTGCTAACACCTGTTGGACCGATCACGCGAACAAATGGTTTTATCATCAGTGAAAATGCGAATGCATTGGTGAACTGGAACAATATTGACGCTACGCAAGGTTACCGGGTAGTGCCCTTCGGAAGCGAAGCTATTGCTGCTCCGGTATATGTGCCGTTTAGTTTCCAGTTAAAAGGTGGAGATATTGGAGATGTAAGTATTTCAACATATAAAGCACCCGCTAACCTGCCTCTTCCTCCCGGTGTGACGCATCTCAATTCAACTACCGCTGTCGTCAATAATGCCGCTGCCACTGTTGATCGTTTCTGGATGTTATCGAAGTCAGGGCCCAATCCACTTACCGATCTGGTGTTCCGGTTTACTCCTGCAGAGCGAGTGGTGGGTATGAATACAATTATTCCTGCCAGCAGAGGCTCCGCTCAACCCTGGAGACAGCAATTGCTGAATGGAGCGTGGATTCGCTTAACAACCCCTTATACTTCACTCACCTATTTGCAAAATTATGGGCAAGCCCCGGGTCCATCTGATTCTGTTCGTGTGATTAACTGGGATTGGCCCAACCTTCCTCCTCAGGCAGCGCAAGCATTCCCTCCATTGTTTGCTACACCCGGCGGACCAATAGGCAATTCACATCCCTGGGCGATCAGCATTAATAATAATCCACTGCCGGTAGATTTGCTTCACTTTGATGCGGAAGCAATTGAATCAGATGTGAGAATTTATTGGAGCACAGCCTCGGAAGAAAATAGTGATTTCTTTACAGTTGAGCGTACCTTGAATTTTGAAGATCATACGGTCATCGCTACTGTGCCTTCTGCGGGAAATAGTTCTAATCTGCTGAACTATGAAACTTTTGACAAAGATCCTGCAGATGGAATCAACTATTACCGCTTATTACAAACGGACAGAGATGGCTCTGTGAATGTCATTTCTGACTATATCCCCGTTCGTTTTGGAAAGTCGTTGAAGTTTGAAATCCTCAATTTGCTTCATGATCCTTATTCAATTTTGGTATATAATTATGATTCAAGAGAAGCGCTGCAGATGTTGATTTTTGATATGACTGGAAGGCTATTGCAAGATCGAGGAAATATTACATCTCAAAGTGGCTTAAATATGCTTGAACTGGATCTCTCCGGATTGTCTTCCGGTATATATACCATTCAACTAAGAAATTCTGTCGCGGCACAAAGCTATCGATTTATGAAACCTTAAAGGCGTTGATAATGAGCAGCCTCCGAAGTGATATCGGGGGCTGTTTGATTTTATGCTTTCGAGATGGTTGGTTTCTATTTACATTTGTTCAATAAAATCACCCTAAAATTCCAATGAAAAAATTATTGAACCTGTTGGCGATCCTGACGATTGCTTGTCCTCTTATGGGTAAAACCCCGCTTTTCTGGAAGGATATCTCTAAAGAAAATATCGCACTTCAGGGAAAAGCCGCTATCCAAACCACAACTTCACGATTGATGGAGGTAGATCTGAATTCCTTAGCCACGCTACTGTTGTCTGCACCTTTTGAAGGGTCTCCAGGTACTCCCTTATTGCTCGAAATACCAATGCCAGATGGAAACACCTCGCATTTCAGAATAGTGGAGACTCCAGTAATTCCATCTGCATTAAAACAAAAGTATCCGGGAATAAATACCTGGGCAGGACAAGGAGTTGAAAACCCTTCAGCTACTATTCATCTTGATATTACCCGCTGGGGATTTCATGCGATGATCCTTTCGCCGGATGGAGATGTTTACATT from Bacteroidota bacterium harbors:
- a CDS encoding T9SS type A sorting domain-containing protein, translating into MRKLVVILLMAFSPVLATAQGFYDHVWLTGNNPFAGFPNGRIVFDSLSYVHAPEMRKMSFKGTEATICDAQGNFLMSSNGIWIANASNDTMMNGSGLNPGPGASSWPFGLPMSYNAVFLPHPEDTNKYMLIHHSQEQYGAGYPAFQLYKSTIDIQLDNGLGGVTNKNEIILEDTLNWGVGCVKHANGRDWWVVMVEQASSKIYKLLITPYGVTTSAQTLPNAHYSWFNGSQISFNSNGDRFAYTANDSVNNNSFMVTANFDRCTGLITNDTSIQLTSGSYLWGTAFSASGKNLYACSSSMVFQINTDSLSIDTVANYDGYISPGPTCCATSFWNMYLAANGKIYITSGSSVQHLHEMNYPDSAGFACDVQQHAIDLGSYLHLRAVPNHPNYNLGPVVGSVCDSLSVGIAERSHDFRMGLSPNPTQNGFVKLVYLLPQNQPGELSINSITGQLMYRQNLPPWSSLQHLDVSYLPGGLYTFVLISGGYRTATKLVVMGGEE
- a CDS encoding DNA ligase-associated DEXH box helicase; protein product: MPLIELAKKGLYCALADVYIDPWQAVPNALITHAHSDHARGGNGLYMAHEHSVPILAARLGKINAQGYAYGKTFSCNGVKISFHPAGHVPGSALEVFNEINAWWAGNAADGVVSVMMAYSLGKAQRILQHLDQQIGPVIVHPVIEEMNEIIRGFSPSLPQTLPFKNNIPPAQLRNAMLIVSAASSGEWLEKFKPYSMAFASGWTNLRGKSKWGSADRGFTLSDHADWNGLNKAVKATGAQKVYVTHGYTSAYVRWLREQGIDADELKTLYEGDSVELKMPHS
- a CDS encoding TonB-dependent receptor, which codes for MKKFTFISVLFICLATQFSFAQFRITGIVKDEKSIPVSGVVITLETTQLQVISDIDGMFIINKLRPGNYTLSLRAMGYESKIEQVEISGDKEITVMLTGKPLLTDEVTVSTTRTGNNAGMAVSLYSKEEIEKLNTGQDLPYLLQMLPAVVATSDAGNGIGYTGIRIRGSDASRVNVTINGIPVNDAESQLVYWVNMPDFSSSAENIEVTRGAGVSTNGAGAFGGTINIQTAHVSDSAYLQTSHAGGTFNTFKNNLSFGTGLLRNNLSLEGRLSSIKSDGFIDRGSSDLQSLYLSTAWKNANTIVRFNLFTGKEVTYQSWYGVPESRIKGDESAMQEYIIRNGLNEEESENLLNSGRTYNYYTYDDQTDNYRQDHYQLLFSHSFKSNWLLNIALHATKGSGYYEEFKSNQSLADYAIADVVLNDTIITSTDLIRRRWLDNIFYGTTWTLKGNIIDNFTLTFGGGVNRYDGDHFGEVIWAEYAGNSDIRQRYYENNAVKDDLNAYLRGEWEISRQLHLFGDMQLRRVDYRFTGPNEDGLPAPQEAGLQFFNPKMGVTYRPQMNMTIYGSVSIANKEPNRNDYTESSALSRPKHESMIDYEAGLKYASKRFNSGINFYYMDYYDQLVLTGKVNDVGSYTRTNINRSYRAGMELELAVQLLKKMILQGNVTLSDNRIKNYVEYTDSYDVDFNYTGQQAEVFKNTSIAFSPEIISNIQLQYQPFRNTEASFILRHISKQYLDNTENEASILPAYTVGDIRFSYSPTFQFCKKIRFDLLLNNVFSTLYESNGYTFGYLYDNTRIRENFYYPQADFNFMGQVTLRF